The window CGGAATTACATATAGCATAAATATGGGAGGTTGGTGCTGTATAAACGAAAACCAAGACATAAATACTGCTGAATTCCCTATATATTGTAGTCATTTTAATATGCAAATATCTTCCATCGGTAACCGTAAATTCGCCTGTAGGCGAATTTACGGTTTTTCgccaaaaattaaaatttgctCGTTTTTTCgccaaaaaaaatacaaaaaaaaatttattggtattaagaaagaaataaaagatttgaaaagctttattataattttaattaaaatttattggttataaaaaaagcatttataataaaaataggTTTATTGAATTAACTTATTCGCATTTGAAATTCACGTGTTGCAGTAAAGCATTCATGTACTCTTCACGAGAataatgtttataatttttaacgattattctaattttttcctCCGCTTTTTGGGTTTTTTTAGCTTCAAATAatccttttttataacgTTTTAGATTATATATATCCATTTCTTCACAATCGAGTATTcttgaaataaaaagagCGATATTTGGATTTCTTGTCTCCATCCTCTTGTTTATGGTTCTATTCCAGCTTTCTGCATTGTTAGAAGTCCGAggaatttcattttttaccctATCAAATACAttccaaaaatttatataggCGACAGCTCTCCCACCATTATCTTCTCTAGTTACATGGGAaactaaataattattttcaaagTATAACTGAAAGTTAGCTGTGGTTGTAATTGaattatcttttataaatttcttaatatcTTCATAAAAAACCAGAACATCTCGTATTGGCACAAAAGCTAATCTAAGAATCTTTTTGAATACTAGATTATAGTTAGAATCGTTTTTAAACTTTTCTATGTCCCCCATTGCCCCGACTCTTTTATAGGCTGCCTGCCCAAGATGAAACAAGCATCCATTACAGTTTGCTCCAGGGAAAGATATTCGTAATGCATTGACCAATCCTCTCTCAAAATCAGTCACAAAGTTCTTAACATTCATAGTAACTAATTCCTTGCATTTATCGAAGGCTCTAGAATATGACCTTTCACTTTTTCCCTTgagtaaaatataaatgtatGGAAAACTTTTGCCAAATATATGTCCATGAAAGACGACAATTTGGTAAAATCCTTGAGGAGAAGATTTAAACGTTCCATCGACAACGAACGTatctattttttcaatcatactttttttgaattctgaaaaaaatattataaatctatCATTATCCTGCATACCACTATCAAATCTAAGAAaacgattttttttagaatctACTTGCAGGACTTCGGGTATATCCATAATGCAACCAGTTATAAATCCGAGTCTTGAATTTCTTGTTCGTTTGATTGTATCtcttaaatattctatGGAAGGCATTTTAGTAATATCTAAGCTGGTTGACAATGCTGGgagttgtttttttattatttctaatgAGTTTTCATTACTTGTAGCAACTtgttcttttatttttttaatagttcTTTTAAACATGCATTTCTCAGGTACTGGTTCATGTGAATgaataacttttttaacGATTTCGTTTTGTTCATTCATTATAATGGCACCTCTACAAGACCTATTACTGCACCTCCATCGCCTAGTGCCGTCCTTATTGTAGTCTAAAGTGTATATCTGATCTTCATAGATAAGATTTTGCCCTCCACGTTGacctttaaaaatttcaaagttgtcgttcaatttttttaagggTAGATTTTCGGcgaaaaaaaaggaaaaattttatgggCAAAATTTTTGGCGAAAAACAACCATTTTTGAACTTTTGGCGAAAAACCGTAAATTCGCCTGTAGGCGAATTTACGGGTACCCGTATAAACGAAAACCAAGACATAAATACTGCTGAATTCCCTTTATATTGTAGTCATTTTAATATGCAAATATCTTCCATACCTGAAAACTAAAACAtttctattaaattttcaattggGATTGataattgtatatttaataaaaaagcgATTGTTaagatatataaaaaatttagcaCCAGTCCATCATCAAAACTAAAactacaatttttaatcgTATATTGAAGTATTTTATCACTGCTTTGATGAActactttttaaaatttttaaagttaaaTATAAGTAACTCATGGATAATGTACTTCatacttttatttctaatttatatcAAGAGATCAAAATGGCATAAATAATCCttcaaatattatacattttatGATGTTCAAACTTGTTTATACGTATGTGTAGTTAAGTTTTTACTTCTTATGGTGGTAACTAGATATATTCCCTGCCCAAAAAAATCACCACATTATACgaaacaattttttccACTTTGCGATTATATACGCATAAAAAAGAACTAGTAAATTTGAAAACAAGcaatttaatgtttttattaccTTGGTGCGAGCTAGAATAAATagtaatattgtaaaaagacatttcaagtatttattattgtcaTTAAGTCATAATTTTTGGGGTGAAAGATACCACAGTACCCCCATTTGAGGGtgtttactttattttttcgaaccccaaaaacgaagtgcaaaataaaggagGAGCAGGAAGgagacaaaaattactaagcaCTTAcgacattaaaaataacaaataaatatatatttatgtacagaattatattttaatacaagtTTTAATAATCATTTTAAGTATTGTGTCTTTTTTGTCcttcttatattttcaatttttttttaatttttggtttattataaaagtagattttcttcaaaaatctacttttatgataaaacaaaaattaaaattataatattatttatttaagaaaatttaaataaatattcaacGATCTATAAAGATtgttaaatcaaaaaatttaatttaaaatttgagaAGTtactaagaaaatatacttttatgaatatattcttttttaaattgaatTTCGTACACAAgagtatatttatttaatgttttttatatttaaagatgCAAGTAATTTGAGTGCACCTGATTGCTTctcctttattttgcactttgtttttggggttcgaaaaaataaagtgaaCACCCTTAGAGGGGGCGTGTTGGTCCgcaattctaaaaaatcagaagggtaaaaaatgcttgttaatttatataagtgTAAAAacttgtattaaaatatgattctgtacataaatatatatttatttgttatttttaatgtcgAAGtgcttagtaatttttgtctcCTTCTTgctcctccttttttttgcacttagtttttggggttcgaaaaaataaagtaaacaCCCTCAAATGGGGGGTACTGTGGTACCCCACCTCctaatttttgttataaaaataaatttaaaacatagTTTATCTAATCTATATGGTCATGACATAACAgtaaaatagaaatattgtttgaaaaaaactaaGCTACATTCTgaatagaaatattatttgaaattttatgatCCAAAAAGGATCTGTTTGAGGACCAAGTATCATAGATGTGCGCAAAAATGCcaattaaaaaaccaactatgtatttttcaaatgagttgatttaatattagaaaatatttgcgaaactttttttatcatttttagtgctaataaacatttttatggtaaatattttttaaacatgtCATTTGCCGAccttactaaaaaaatttgtatgaTAAATTTAGTTTAATGACtgaaaatatgtttttgttTCACTATAATGTccataataattttttggtcttaaaatcttataaaaaaccccgtgtttaaaaattagttactaatgaattttataaaaactaaatcatcttttttgtaaatttttgatacGCTAGAAACTATAATTAAGGATTATCTTGTAccattatttattatgaatATGTTCTAATGTCATAAACAACGATTATTATTTCATGTGGAGTGAAAACATTATGTATTGCTTCCATATTATTGATATATCTATATGAAAAaactagaaaaaaaaactatgttaaataaaacttaCAGTTAGTATTTAATTTACATacgatttttaaatacatatattttatttcttgatATCTATCGCAATATAATCACCGAAATGGCGTCTTATCTTAAATAGACTAGATGATACAACAAATTAGatttgaaattattaaaatctaaTATCGTAATAACATTgagtattttttgattatacATGTCTATCATTGGATATTCtatctataaataatataataagacgattaaaaataaatttcctTTCGAAGCATTACAAAACAAGGTATATTGAAAGATAATTTGCAGGCATACCCTGTGTATTctcttaaatatttttttttaaaaaaatatcaaacaGTTTTATCTGACACATGTCAACCAGtcaagaaaatataaattttctgaaaatttttattattggcTATAAACTGCAAACAAGTTAAACAAAACCacctttatatttttacaaatgttTACTTAGATTGTGTTTATAAGTGTAttgttataaatatcttaGAAAATAAGTCATTATGACTAGAAAATTAGTGAAAATAATGCTTTTTTCAGTATTtagtttattaaaatttgatttcaattttttatagactTTTTATATCTAGCCATCAAATTTCAACCCtattttgttttagatCCCCTTgctcatatttttttgtgttaacaaattattatgatttttgattgcaaaaaaattctataatacataaatttgccatttttttataggaTTTTGATTAAATCCAAATAAGCGAGAGTTACCCCATATGGATGTCGTTAAATTTGCttttactattttatttataaaatcggGTCAATATGTTTCTAATCAGATAAATTTGgtactaataaaaaaaatagaaagcGGTGATTATACTACAATTGATTATGATAAACGATATTTGAGAATTTTAATGGATTTTGATATCagacaaaataatattaatgtttatattgttGTAGAGATCAAAGGTTTTCAAAGAAGACAGGAAACTAAAAATGTAAAGATTAATTGCACTAACAAATCTATTTTAACTGTAgttaaagaatttaaacaCATTATTTTATTGGAACATAGAAATTATTGGCTGATTATAACGTTTTGATTTATAATCCGTTATTTTTCCAAGTTCGTCCTATTTTTAAGAACTTAATtgaacatataaaaaacgaaaatatcaaacaaaaaaaattaagactCAAGGATGAACTATTTTATGAATACATCATGGAAAATGATGTCCTTTGGTACAAagtatttacaaatttaaaatttaagacTAGCATTGTCCAGGGTAGATTATGTTTTCCACAATCTCCAAtttcttatattaaaaGGAGCAATTCCCGCTACATAtgtatttgtataaatatagaCAAGGTTCATTATTTCTTTGAATTAAATATCAAAGAACTTGGTTCTGAAAATCTTATTCCACATACAATTATGATAAGAGAACATATTAATGAAATTGACCACCAAATATGTATTCACCTTAAAgaattgtataaatttatatatgttgATAAAATCGTTAAGCGTAAtatatcttatttttcGGTTTGTAcgttaaataaaattgaattttatcacaatatattcaaaattaaaatggATAATGACGAAATACGTTTTACACAAAATTACAAggaatatatatattctttacAACATGAAGccatttttacaaattcgACATCTTTGGAATTTCAAgagttttttagaaaaaccTATTATATAAAGACTTTAGGTGAATGTCATAACGAAGTGGAATTGCTTTTTAGATTATTAGAAACAGGTGGTCGTGCAGAATtcttcttaaaaaaaatcttaaataaaAGAGGAAGTgcaatttatttgattttactTCAAA of the Vairimorpha necatrix chromosome 9, complete sequence genome contains:
- a CDS encoding MULE domain-containing protein yields the protein MNDNFEIFKGQRGGQNLIYEDQIYTLDYNKDGTRRWRCSNRSCRGAIIMNEQNEIVKKVIHSHEPVPEKCMFKRTIKKIKEQVATSNENSLEIIKKQLPALSTSLDITKMPSIEYLRDTIKRTRNSRLGFITGCIMDIPEVLQVDSKKNRFLRFDSGMQDNDRFIIFFSEFKKSMIEKIDTFVVDGTFKSSPQGFYQIVVFHGHIFGKSFPYIYILLKGKSERSYSRAFDKCKELVTMNVKNFVTDFERGLVNALRISFPGANCNGCLFHLGQAAYKRVGAMGDIEKFKNDSNYNLVFKKILRLAFVPIRDVLVFYEDIKKFIKDNSITTTANFQLYFENNYLVSHVTREDNGGRAVAYINFWNVFDRVKNEIPRTSNNAESWNRTINKRMETRNPNIALFISRILDCEEMDIYNLKRYKKGLFEAKKTQKAEEKIRIIVKNYKHYSREEYMNALLQHVNFKCE